A region of Streptomyces sp. R44 DNA encodes the following proteins:
- a CDS encoding type II toxin-antitoxin system Phd/YefM family antitoxin, whose translation MTYEIPVTQARAELADLINRVVYGGERVVVTRHGKPLVALVSAADLAELEAAEKPADEQVVSSLSRLHPVDSAPGEQRRFGIAAHHQEPGTS comes from the coding sequence ATGACCTACGAGATCCCGGTGACGCAAGCGCGGGCTGAGCTCGCCGACCTCATCAACCGCGTCGTCTACGGCGGTGAACGCGTCGTGGTCACCCGCCACGGGAAGCCGCTCGTCGCCCTGGTCTCCGCCGCTGACCTGGCCGAACTCGAAGCGGCGGAGAAACCCGCCGACGAACAGGTGGTCAGCTCGCTGTCCCGCCTCCACCCGGTCGACTCCGCTCCCGGCGAACAGCGCCGCTTCGGCATCGCCGCGCACCACCAGGAGCCCGGCACCTCCTGA
- a CDS encoding urease subunit beta — MIPGEILYADGPVALNEGRPVTRLTVLNAADRPVQVGSHYHFAEVNPGLDFDRGAAHGQRLHIAAGTAVRFEPGIPVEVELVPIAGRRIVPGLRGETAGPLDSTAHDKDGDRA; from the coding sequence ATGATCCCCGGAGAGATCCTGTACGCGGACGGCCCCGTCGCCCTCAACGAAGGGCGCCCCGTCACCCGCCTCACCGTCCTCAACGCGGCCGACCGGCCCGTCCAGGTCGGCTCCCACTACCACTTCGCCGAGGTCAACCCCGGCCTGGACTTCGACCGCGGCGCCGCCCACGGGCAGCGGCTGCACATCGCCGCCGGGACCGCCGTCCGCTTCGAGCCCGGCATCCCCGTCGAGGTCGAACTCGTCCCGATCGCCGGCCGCCGGATCGTGCCCGGCCTGCGCGGCGAGACCGCCGGACCCCTCGACAGCACCGCCCACGACAAGGACGGCGACCGTGCCTGA
- a CDS encoding TetR/AcrR family transcriptional regulator, translating into MARVSQEHLDARRRQILDGAARCFARNGFHATSMQDVLAEVGLSAGAVYRYFRGKEELIAAIATEAFAGIRGAFEEASRATPPPTPDVLLGAVLRLFLEERIVGADRQAFARLIIQVWTETLRNEQLAATLSEGYHGMRDAWTRLVTAYRENGLLRADVPSDHVARTLIATAQGFIAQQALFGDVSVEVLEDGLRGLMSMSVAGNARPIG; encoded by the coding sequence ATGGCACGTGTCTCCCAGGAACACCTCGACGCCCGCCGCCGCCAGATCCTCGACGGCGCCGCGCGCTGCTTCGCCCGCAACGGCTTCCACGCCACGTCCATGCAGGACGTGCTCGCCGAGGTGGGCCTGTCCGCGGGCGCGGTCTACCGCTACTTCCGCGGCAAGGAGGAGCTCATCGCGGCCATCGCGACCGAGGCCTTCGCCGGCATCCGGGGCGCCTTCGAGGAGGCGTCCCGCGCCACCCCGCCACCCACCCCCGACGTCCTGCTCGGCGCGGTCCTCCGGCTCTTCCTGGAGGAGCGGATCGTGGGCGCCGACCGGCAGGCCTTCGCGCGCCTGATCATCCAGGTCTGGACGGAGACGCTGCGCAACGAGCAGCTGGCCGCCACCCTCTCCGAGGGCTACCACGGGATGCGGGACGCGTGGACGAGGCTCGTGACCGCCTACCGGGAGAACGGCCTCCTCCGCGCCGACGTCCCTTCCGACCATGTGGCACGCACCCTGATCGCCACCGCCCAGGGTTTCATCGCCCAGCAGGCCCTCTTCGGCGACGTGTCCGTCGAGGTCCTGGAGGACGGACTGCGTGGCCTGATGTCGATGTCCGTGGCCGGGAACGCCCGCCCGATCGGATGA
- a CDS encoding urease subunit gamma gives MQLSPHEQERLLIHVAADVAERRRARGVRLNHPEAVALITSHILEGARDGRTVAELMASGRKVLTRDEVMDGIPEMIHDVQVEATFPDGTKLVTVHDPII, from the coding sequence GTGCAACTGAGCCCGCACGAGCAGGAGCGCCTGCTCATCCATGTGGCGGCCGACGTGGCCGAGAGGCGCCGGGCCCGCGGTGTGCGGCTCAACCACCCCGAGGCCGTCGCGCTCATCACTTCCCACATCCTGGAAGGCGCCCGGGACGGCCGTACCGTCGCCGAGCTGATGGCCTCCGGGCGCAAGGTGCTCACCCGCGACGAGGTCATGGACGGCATCCCGGAGATGATCCACGACGTCCAGGTCGAGGCCACCTTCCCGGACGGCACCAAGCTCGTCACCGTCCACGACCCCATCATCTGA
- a CDS encoding 8-amino-7-oxononanoate synthase, which produces MPRDEDARAAGADDVRAADPSADDVRAAGPRRTAFDWTDAEARRRAEAGLVRTLRPRAAESDLLDLASNDYLGLTRRAEVTGAAAEAAGRWGAGSTGSRLVTGTTRLHTRLERELAEFCGFEAALVFSSGYTANLAALTALGGRDSLIVSDASNHASIVDGCRLARAETAVVPHTEPEAVAKTLEAHPGRRALVVSDSVFSVDGDKAPLRELAEACRAHGAGLVVDDAHGFGVLGEGGRGALHEAGLAGDEDVVATLTLSKSLGSQGGAVLGPARVIEHLVNAARTFIFDTGLAPAAAGGALASLRLIAAEPGLAERARTVAATLHRLLTEAGLTAARPDAAVVSVHAPSPEAALRWAADCREQGLAVGCFRPPSVPDGISRLRLTARADLTDAEITRAVETILRTAPKI; this is translated from the coding sequence ATGCCACGGGACGAGGACGCACGCGCCGCAGGGGCCGACGACGTACGGGCCGCGGACCCGAGCGCCGACGACGTACGGGCCGCGGGCCCGCGCCGCACCGCCTTCGACTGGACCGACGCCGAGGCGCGCCGCCGGGCCGAGGCCGGTCTCGTCCGGACGCTGCGGCCCCGGGCGGCCGAGTCGGACCTCCTGGACCTGGCGAGCAACGACTACCTCGGTCTCACCCGCCGCGCCGAGGTCACCGGGGCCGCGGCCGAGGCGGCCGGGCGCTGGGGCGCCGGCTCCACCGGTTCGCGTCTGGTCACCGGCACCACCCGGCTGCACACCCGCCTGGAGCGCGAACTCGCCGAGTTCTGCGGCTTCGAGGCGGCCCTCGTCTTCTCCTCCGGCTACACCGCCAACCTCGCCGCGCTCACCGCGCTCGGCGGCCGGGACTCGCTGATCGTGTCCGACGCCTCCAACCACGCCTCGATCGTGGACGGCTGCCGTCTCGCGCGTGCCGAGACCGCCGTCGTCCCGCACACCGAGCCCGAGGCCGTCGCCAAGACCCTGGAGGCGCACCCGGGGCGCCGGGCCCTGGTCGTCAGCGACTCCGTCTTCTCCGTCGACGGTGACAAGGCGCCGCTCCGCGAGCTCGCCGAGGCCTGCCGTGCGCACGGCGCCGGACTGGTCGTCGACGACGCCCACGGTTTCGGGGTGCTCGGCGAGGGCGGCCGTGGTGCCCTGCACGAGGCCGGGCTCGCGGGCGACGAGGACGTCGTCGCCACCCTCACGCTGTCGAAGTCCCTCGGCAGCCAGGGCGGGGCCGTGCTCGGCCCGGCCAGGGTGATCGAGCACCTGGTGAACGCGGCCCGCACCTTCATCTTCGACACCGGGCTCGCCCCGGCCGCCGCCGGCGGCGCGCTCGCGAGCCTGCGGCTGATCGCGGCCGAACCGGGCCTCGCCGAGCGGGCCCGTACCGTCGCGGCCACGCTGCACCGGCTGCTCACGGAGGCCGGTCTCACCGCGGCCCGGCCCGACGCGGCCGTCGTCTCGGTGCACGCCCCCTCCCCGGAGGCGGCGCTGCGATGGGCGGCGGACTGCCGTGAACAGGGCCTGGCGGTCGGCTGCTTCCGGCCCCCGTCGGTCCCCGACGGCATCTCGCGGCTGCGGCTCACGGCCCGGGCGGATCTGACGGACGCGGAGATCACGCGCGCGGTGGAAACGATCCTGCGGACCGCGCCGAAGATCTGA
- a CDS encoding urease accessory protein UreF, which yields MSRSALLVLADGRFPAGGHAHSGGAEAAVKAGRIKDAAGLEAFCRGRLHTTGLTSAALAAGAAHGLDPYALDAAADARTPSEALRAAARKLGRQLMRAARATWPSPELDALAAAFPRGAHQPVVLGTAARAAGLGPEDAAHCVAYETVGGPATAAVRLLSLDPYQATAVLARLAPEMDQVAERAAAAARQGVDALPAASAPLLDLTAEQHAAWPVRLFAS from the coding sequence ATGTCGCGCTCCGCCCTCCTCGTGCTCGCCGACGGGCGCTTCCCCGCCGGCGGGCACGCCCACTCCGGCGGCGCCGAGGCCGCCGTCAAGGCCGGCCGCATCAAGGACGCCGCCGGGCTCGAGGCCTTCTGCCGGGGCCGCTTGCACACCACGGGCCTCACCTCGGCCGCCCTCGCCGCCGGGGCCGCGCACGGACTCGACCCGTACGCGCTCGACGCGGCGGCCGACGCCCGCACGCCCTCGGAGGCCCTGCGCGCCGCCGCCCGCAAGCTCGGCCGCCAGCTGATGCGGGCCGCCCGCGCCACCTGGCCGAGCCCCGAACTCGACGCGCTCGCCGCCGCGTTCCCGCGCGGCGCGCACCAGCCCGTCGTCCTCGGCACCGCCGCACGAGCCGCCGGCCTCGGCCCCGAGGACGCGGCGCACTGCGTCGCGTACGAGACGGTCGGCGGCCCGGCGACCGCGGCCGTCCGCCTCCTCAGCCTCGACCCCTACCAGGCCACCGCCGTCCTCGCCCGCCTCGCACCCGAGATGGATCAGGTCGCCGAACGCGCCGCCGCTGCCGCCCGGCAGGGCGTCGACGCCCTGCCCGCCGCCTCCGCCCCGCTGCTCGACCTCACCGCCGAACAGCACGCGGCCTGGCCCGTCCGCCTCTTCGCGTCATAG
- a CDS encoding ATP-binding protein, with translation MADHQEASVTLPSEPASVPTARRFVAEVIDGWGLDGADDLADAIRLMVSELATNAVLHTFGQSPTFTVDVRLEREERLHIGVTDSHPRWPRRLPAAVQQDNGRGMVIIRSLAAEAGGRLSVTPTEEGGKTVWITLPWTSAAASYV, from the coding sequence ATGGCAGACCATCAGGAAGCATCCGTCACTCTGCCGAGCGAGCCCGCGTCGGTCCCCACGGCCCGGCGGTTCGTCGCGGAGGTCATCGACGGCTGGGGCCTCGACGGTGCCGACGACCTGGCGGACGCGATCCGCCTGATGGTCTCGGAACTGGCCACCAACGCCGTCCTGCACACCTTCGGCCAGTCGCCCACCTTCACGGTCGACGTCCGTCTGGAGCGCGAGGAGCGACTCCACATCGGTGTCACGGACAGCCATCCGCGCTGGCCCCGAAGGCTCCCGGCGGCGGTCCAGCAGGACAACGGCCGGGGGATGGTCATCATCCGCTCCCTGGCGGCGGAGGCGGGCGGCCGGCTCTCGGTCACGCCGACCGAGGAGGGCGGCAAGACGGTCTGGATCACGCTCCCGTGGACGTCTGCGGCCGCCTCGTACGTGTAG
- a CDS encoding adenosylmethionine--8-amino-7-oxononanoate transaminase has translation MRNDELLALDRAHVWHPYGPMPGRAEPLVVASASGVRLRLAEPVEGQDELVDGMSSWWSAIHGYNHPLLNEAVRGQLEKMSHVMFGGLTHEPAVRLAARLVEITPEPLRHVFLSDSGSVSVEVAAKMCLQYWRSLGRPEKQRLFTWRGGYHGDTWQPMSVCDPQGGMHELWSGVLQRQVFVDAPPVSYEESYAELLRSRIAEHAHELAAVVVEPVVQGAGGMRFHDPAYLRVLREACDAHDVLLVFDEIATGFGRTGTLFAADLAGVSPDVMCVGKALTGGYLSMAATLCTSRVADGISRGEVPVLAHGPTFMGNPLASAVALASIDLLLSQDWEVEVKRIETGLREGLAPAAGLPGVREVRVLGAIGVVQLDHEVDMAAATRAAVREGVWLRPFRDLIYTMPPYVTGDEDVARICRAVRAAAAAG, from the coding sequence ATGCGTAACGACGAACTCCTCGCCCTGGACCGGGCGCACGTCTGGCATCCGTACGGCCCCATGCCGGGCCGGGCGGAGCCGCTGGTCGTCGCGTCCGCGTCCGGGGTGCGACTCCGGCTCGCCGAACCCGTCGAGGGACAGGACGAGTTGGTCGACGGCATGTCCTCGTGGTGGTCGGCGATCCACGGCTACAACCACCCCTTGCTCAACGAGGCGGTGCGCGGCCAGCTGGAGAAGATGAGCCACGTCATGTTCGGCGGCCTCACCCACGAGCCGGCCGTCCGGCTCGCCGCCCGGCTCGTGGAGATCACCCCGGAACCGCTGCGGCACGTCTTCCTCAGCGACTCGGGCTCGGTCTCCGTCGAGGTGGCGGCCAAGATGTGCCTGCAGTACTGGCGCTCCCTCGGCCGCCCCGAGAAGCAGCGGCTCTTCACCTGGCGGGGCGGCTACCACGGCGACACCTGGCAGCCGATGTCCGTGTGCGACCCGCAGGGCGGGATGCACGAGCTGTGGTCGGGGGTGCTCCAGCGGCAGGTCTTCGTGGACGCGCCGCCGGTCTCGTACGAGGAGTCGTACGCCGAACTGCTCCGCTCCCGGATCGCCGAGCACGCGCACGAACTGGCCGCGGTGGTGGTGGAGCCGGTCGTGCAGGGCGCGGGCGGCATGCGCTTCCACGACCCGGCGTATCTGCGGGTGCTGCGCGAGGCCTGCGACGCGCACGACGTCCTGCTCGTGTTCGACGAGATCGCTACCGGGTTCGGGCGGACGGGCACGCTGTTCGCCGCCGACCTGGCCGGGGTCTCCCCCGATGTGATGTGCGTGGGCAAGGCACTGACCGGCGGCTACCTGTCGATGGCGGCGACGCTCTGCACGAGCCGGGTCGCCGACGGGATCTCGCGCGGCGAGGTCCCGGTCCTGGCGCACGGGCCCACCTTCATGGGGAACCCCCTCGCGTCGGCGGTCGCGCTCGCCTCGATCGACCTGCTGCTCTCCCAGGACTGGGAGGTCGAGGTCAAGCGGATCGAGACGGGCCTGCGGGAGGGCCTCGCCCCGGCGGCCGGGCTCCCGGGCGTCCGCGAGGTGCGGGTGCTCGGCGCGATCGGCGTCGTCCAGCTCGACCACGAGGTCGACATGGCGGCGGCGACCCGCGCGGCGGTCCGGGAGGGCGTCTGGCTGCGCCCGTTCCGCGACCTGATCTACACGATGCCGCCGTACGTGACGGGGGACGAGGACGTGGCCCGGATCTGCAGAGCGGTCAGGGCAGCGGCAGCGGCGGGCTGA
- a CDS encoding ATP-dependent Clp protease proteolytic subunit, whose protein sequence is MDARYVLPEFTERTSFGTRTLDPYSKLLESRIVFLGTPIDETSANDVIAQFLHLDHAAPGQDIALYINSPGGSISAMTAIHDTMRTLSCDVETTCLGQAASTAAVLLAAGTPGKRLVLPGARITLRQPTMDEPLQGQPSDLDIHARELLRLRALVAGMLTEYTGQERERIDADIDRLTVLDAPTAVAYGLVDHVITSRRDTGAAR, encoded by the coding sequence ATGGACGCCCGCTACGTTCTGCCCGAGTTCACGGAGCGGACCAGCTTCGGAACCCGCACCCTCGACCCGTACTCGAAGCTCCTCGAATCCCGGATCGTCTTCCTCGGCACACCCATCGACGAGACCTCGGCCAACGACGTCATCGCCCAGTTCCTGCACCTCGATCACGCGGCCCCCGGCCAGGACATCGCGCTCTACATCAACTCCCCCGGCGGCTCCATCAGCGCCATGACCGCGATCCACGACACGATGCGGACGCTCTCCTGCGACGTGGAGACCACCTGCCTGGGCCAGGCCGCGTCCACCGCCGCCGTCCTGCTCGCCGCCGGCACCCCCGGCAAGCGGCTCGTCCTCCCCGGCGCCCGGATCACCCTCCGGCAGCCGACGATGGACGAGCCCCTCCAGGGACAGCCGAGCGACCTGGACATCCACGCGCGCGAACTGCTCAGGCTGCGCGCCCTGGTGGCCGGGATGCTCACCGAGTACACCGGCCAGGAGCGGGAGCGGATCGACGCCGACATCGACCGCCTCACCGTCCTGGACGCGCCGACGGCCGTCGCGTACGGCCTGGTGGACCACGTCATCACGAGCCGGCGCGACACCGGCGCGGCACGGTGA
- a CDS encoding C40 family peptidase, protein MTAQMHVPSLLSRAGAVSALTLAAVGGTLLAPGAAPEARAATTYANKALSVAASKKGAPYRYGSAGPSRFDCSGLTLYAYKQAGKSLPRTAQQQYNKTRHISASGRQKGDLVFFHSGGSVYHVGIYAGDGRIWHSPKTGSWVKLDKIWTSKVYYGRV, encoded by the coding sequence ATGACTGCGCAGATGCACGTCCCGTCCCTGCTGTCCCGGGCCGGAGCCGTCTCGGCTCTCACCCTCGCCGCCGTCGGCGGCACGTTGCTCGCACCAGGTGCGGCACCGGAGGCCCGGGCAGCCACCACATACGCGAACAAGGCACTGAGCGTCGCCGCGTCCAAGAAGGGAGCCCCGTACCGGTACGGAAGCGCCGGACCCTCCAGGTTCGACTGCTCCGGTCTGACGCTCTACGCGTACAAGCAGGCGGGCAAGTCGCTGCCCCGCACCGCGCAGCAGCAGTACAACAAGACCCGGCACATCTCCGCGTCCGGCAGACAGAAGGGGGACCTGGTCTTCTTCCACTCCGGTGGAAGCGTCTACCACGTGGGCATCTACGCCGGTGACGGCAGGATCTGGCACTCGCCCAAGACGGGATCCTGGGTGAAGCTCGACAAGATCTGGACGTCGAAGGTCTACTACGGCCGCGTCTGA
- a CDS encoding urease subunit alpha: protein MPDLHRAVYADLFGPTTGDRIRLADTDLLVEIEEDRCGGPGRAGEEAVFGGGKVVRESMGQARTTRAEGAPDTVITGAVVIDHWGVVKADIGIRDGRITALGKAGNPDTMDGVHPDLVIGPETEIIVGNGRIVTAGAVDTHVHFISPTVVEQALATGVTTLVGGGTGPAEGTKATTITPGPWHMARMFEALDTFPVNIGLLGKGNTTSREAMHSQLRGGALGFKIHEDWGATPAVIDACLSVCEETGAQLAIHTDTLNEAGFVGDTLAAIAGRTIHAYHTEGAGGGHAPDIITVVSEPYVLPSSTNPTRPHTVNTIEEHLDMLMVCHHLNPAVPEDLAFAESRIRPSTIAAEDVLHDLGAISIISSDSQAMGRIGEVIMRTWQTAHVMKKRRGALPGDGAADNHRARRYVAKYTINPAVAQGMGHLIGSVEPGKLADLVLWEPAFFGVKPLVVVKGGQIAYAQMGDANASIPTPQPVLPRPMFGALGRAAAAGSVNFVAQAAIEDDLPRKLGLHKEFTAIGSTRRVTKADMRENDALPRVEVDADTFSVSIDGETVEPAPAAELPMAQRYFLF from the coding sequence GTGCCTGACCTCCACCGCGCCGTCTACGCCGACCTGTTCGGCCCCACCACCGGCGACCGCATCCGCCTTGCCGACACCGACCTCCTCGTCGAGATCGAGGAGGACCGCTGCGGCGGCCCGGGCCGCGCCGGCGAGGAGGCCGTCTTCGGCGGCGGCAAGGTCGTCCGCGAGTCCATGGGCCAGGCCCGCACCACCCGCGCCGAGGGCGCCCCCGACACCGTCATCACCGGTGCCGTGGTCATCGACCACTGGGGCGTCGTGAAGGCGGACATCGGGATCCGGGACGGCCGCATCACGGCCCTCGGCAAGGCCGGCAACCCGGACACCATGGACGGCGTCCACCCCGACCTCGTCATCGGGCCCGAGACCGAGATCATCGTCGGCAACGGCCGGATCGTCACCGCGGGCGCCGTCGACACCCACGTCCACTTCATCTCGCCCACCGTCGTCGAGCAGGCCCTCGCCACCGGCGTCACCACCCTCGTCGGCGGCGGCACCGGCCCCGCCGAGGGCACCAAGGCGACCACGATCACCCCCGGCCCCTGGCACATGGCCCGGATGTTCGAGGCCCTGGACACCTTCCCCGTGAACATCGGCCTCCTCGGCAAGGGCAACACGACGTCCCGGGAGGCGATGCACTCCCAGCTGCGCGGCGGCGCGCTCGGCTTCAAGATCCACGAGGACTGGGGCGCCACCCCCGCCGTCATCGACGCCTGTCTGAGCGTGTGCGAGGAGACGGGCGCCCAGCTCGCCATCCACACCGACACCCTGAACGAGGCGGGCTTCGTCGGCGACACCCTCGCCGCCATCGCCGGACGCACGATCCACGCGTACCACACGGAAGGCGCCGGCGGCGGGCACGCCCCCGACATCATCACGGTGGTCTCCGAGCCGTACGTACTGCCCAGCTCGACCAACCCGACCCGGCCGCACACCGTCAACACCATCGAGGAACACCTCGACATGCTGATGGTCTGCCACCACCTCAACCCGGCCGTCCCCGAGGACCTCGCCTTCGCGGAGTCCCGCATCCGGCCCTCCACCATCGCCGCCGAGGACGTCCTCCACGACCTGGGGGCCATCTCGATCATCTCCTCCGACTCCCAGGCCATGGGCCGGATCGGCGAGGTGATCATGCGGACCTGGCAGACCGCCCACGTCATGAAGAAGCGCCGCGGAGCCCTGCCGGGCGACGGTGCCGCCGACAACCACCGGGCCCGCCGCTACGTCGCCAAGTACACGATCAACCCGGCCGTCGCCCAGGGCATGGGCCACCTCATCGGCTCGGTCGAGCCCGGCAAGCTCGCCGACCTGGTCCTCTGGGAGCCCGCCTTCTTCGGCGTGAAGCCGCTCGTCGTCGTCAAGGGCGGCCAGATCGCGTACGCGCAGATGGGCGACGCCAACGCCTCCATCCCCACGCCCCAGCCCGTCCTGCCCCGCCCGATGTTCGGCGCGCTCGGCCGGGCCGCGGCGGCCGGCTCGGTCAACTTCGTCGCCCAGGCGGCGATCGAGGACGACCTGCCGCGGAAGCTCGGGCTGCACAAGGAGTTCACCGCCATCGGCTCCACCCGGCGGGTCACCAAGGCCGACATGCGCGAGAACGACGCCCTGCCCCGGGTCGAGGTCGACGCCGACACCTTCTCGGTGTCCATCGACGGCGAGACGGTCGAACCGGCACCGGCGGCCGAACTCCCCATGGCCCAGCGTTACTTCCTCTTCTGA
- the bioB gene encoding biotin synthase BioB has translation MDLLNTLVEKGLRRELPTREEALAVLATSDDELLDVVAAAGKVRRQWFGRRVKLNYLVNLKSGLCPEDCSYCSQRLGSKAEILKYTWLKPDEASQAAAAGVAGGAKRVCLVASGRGPTDRDVERVGKTIEAIKEQNEGVEVCACLGLLSDGQAERLREAGADAYNHNLNTSEATYGDITKTHTYADRVDTVQKAHAAGLSACSGLIAGMGESDEDLVDVVYALRELDSDSVPVNFLIPFEGTPLAKEWNLTPQRCLRILAMVRFVCPDVEVRIAGGREVHLRTMQPLALNIANSIFLGDYLTSEGQAGQADLDMIADAGFEVEGAGTTTLPQHRADALAAAGATGGCGSTASAGCGSEASSGCGSHAEEGAGCGPCGGHAPAAPAVNEARTDLVAVRRRGAGTDLAPNA, from the coding sequence ATGGACCTGCTGAACACGCTGGTGGAGAAGGGGCTGCGGCGCGAGCTGCCGACCCGTGAAGAAGCGCTCGCCGTGCTGGCGACCTCCGACGACGAACTGCTCGATGTGGTGGCCGCGGCCGGCAAGGTGCGCCGCCAGTGGTTCGGGCGCCGGGTGAAGCTCAACTACCTGGTCAACCTGAAGTCCGGTCTCTGTCCCGAGGACTGCTCGTACTGCTCGCAGCGGCTCGGCTCGAAGGCCGAGATCCTCAAGTACACCTGGCTGAAGCCGGACGAGGCCTCCCAGGCCGCGGCGGCGGGTGTCGCCGGCGGCGCCAAGCGGGTCTGCCTGGTGGCCAGCGGCCGCGGTCCGACGGACCGGGACGTGGAGCGCGTCGGGAAGACGATCGAGGCGATCAAGGAGCAGAACGAGGGCGTCGAGGTGTGCGCCTGCCTCGGTCTGCTCTCGGACGGCCAGGCGGAGCGGCTGCGGGAGGCCGGCGCCGACGCGTACAACCACAACCTGAACACGTCCGAGGCGACGTACGGGGACATCACCAAGACCCACACCTACGCGGACCGCGTGGACACCGTGCAGAAGGCGCACGCCGCCGGACTGTCGGCGTGCTCGGGTCTGATCGCGGGCATGGGCGAGAGCGACGAGGACCTCGTCGACGTCGTGTACGCGCTGCGCGAGCTCGACTCGGACTCGGTGCCGGTCAACTTCCTCATCCCCTTCGAGGGCACGCCGCTCGCCAAGGAGTGGAACCTCACCCCGCAGCGCTGCCTGCGGATCCTCGCGATGGTCCGGTTCGTCTGCCCCGACGTCGAGGTCCGCATCGCCGGCGGCCGCGAGGTGCACCTGCGCACGATGCAGCCGCTCGCGCTGAACATCGCGAACTCGATCTTCCTCGGCGACTACCTGACCAGCGAGGGCCAGGCCGGCCAGGCCGACCTGGACATGATCGCGGACGCGGGCTTCGAGGTGGAGGGCGCGGGCACGACCACCCTTCCCCAGCACCGCGCGGACGCGCTCGCGGCGGCCGGCGCGACGGGCGGCTGCGGCTCGACGGCCTCGGCGGGCTGCGGCTCCGAGGCCTCTTCCGGCTGCGGCTCGCACGCGGAGGAGGGCGCCGGCTGCGGCCCCTGCGGCGGTCACGCTCCGGCGGCTCCCGCCGTGAACGAGGCCCGCACCGACCTGGTGGCCGTGCGCCGCCGGGGCGCCGGCACGGACCTCGCGCCGAATGCGTAA
- a CDS encoding ABC transporter permease has protein sequence MSAATAPSAAAGRRTLAVLVLIPVVAALALAVFAWPAARIAPRDLPIGVAGPAAAADAVEKQLGRHEGAFEIHRYEDAEAARAAIEDRDVYGAVVVGPRGTELLTASAGSPVVAGLLREAVAAQAPAGTPVPVTDVVAAPADDPRGAVLGASLLPLALVGAATGVATVLLGLRGAGAVAALVGASALAGLVGAALADSWLGALTGDWWAEAGVLGLTVLAIGSAFAGLATLLGKPGFGLGAALTILLGNAFSGMSSAPELLPTGVGALGQWLPPGAAGSALRSVSAFDGAAAGGPLLVLSLWAAAGLAATAFGARRRRAEAAPATEPAPVPVG, from the coding sequence ATGTCCGCCGCCACCGCCCCCTCGGCCGCCGCGGGGCGCAGAACCCTCGCGGTGCTCGTACTGATACCGGTCGTCGCCGCCCTCGCCCTCGCGGTCTTCGCCTGGCCCGCCGCGCGCATCGCCCCCCGCGACCTGCCGATCGGCGTGGCCGGGCCCGCCGCCGCGGCCGACGCGGTCGAGAAGCAGCTCGGACGGCACGAGGGGGCCTTCGAGATCCACCGGTACGAGGACGCCGAAGCCGCCCGGGCCGCGATCGAGGATCGCGACGTATACGGAGCCGTGGTCGTGGGCCCGCGCGGTACGGAGCTCCTCACCGCCTCGGCGGGGAGCCCGGTCGTGGCCGGGCTGCTGCGCGAGGCCGTGGCCGCGCAGGCCCCGGCGGGAACACCCGTCCCGGTCACGGACGTGGTCGCCGCACCGGCCGACGACCCCCGGGGCGCCGTGCTCGGCGCGAGCCTGCTGCCCCTCGCCCTCGTCGGGGCGGCCACCGGGGTGGCCACCGTGCTGCTCGGTCTGCGCGGGGCCGGGGCGGTCGCGGCGCTGGTGGGCGCGTCGGCGCTCGCGGGGCTCGTGGGTGCGGCGCTCGCCGACAGCTGGCTCGGCGCGCTGACCGGCGACTGGTGGGCCGAGGCCGGGGTCCTCGGTCTGACCGTCCTCGCGATCGGCTCCGCCTTCGCGGGGCTCGCGACGCTGCTCGGCAAGCCCGGCTTCGGACTCGGGGCCGCCCTGACGATCCTGCTCGGCAACGCGTTCTCGGGGATGTCGAGCGCGCCGGAGCTGTTGCCCACCGGGGTGGGCGCGCTCGGCCAGTGGCTGCCGCCGGGCGCCGCGGGCTCGGCCCTGCGGTCCGTCTCCGCCTTCGACGGCGCGGCGGCGGGCGGCCCGCTCCTCGTCCTCTCCCTCTGGGCGGCGGCGGGCCTGGCCGCGACCGCGTTCGGCGCGCGGCGCCGCCGGGCGGAGGCGGCACCCGCGACGGAGCCCGCACCGGTGCCGGTGGGCTGA